One Ignavibacterium sp. DNA segment encodes these proteins:
- a CDS encoding nucleotidyltransferase: protein MLKAEKDFEEFIELLNKFNVEYMIIGAYALALYARPRNTGDIDIFINNTLNNAKLLIKVISEFGFESTGIKENDFTTKGRMIQLGVSPVRIDIINEIDGVDFLSAFKNKETFQFGKVFANFISKSDLIKNKKASNRKKDIADLDELEKFSNNSD from the coding sequence ATGCTGAAAGCAGAAAAAGACTTCGAAGAGTTTATAGAATTATTAAACAAGTTTAATGTTGAATATATGATTATAGGTGCTTATGCTCTTGCATTATATGCCCGTCCAAGAAACACTGGTGATATTGATATATTTATAAATAATACCCTTAATAATGCAAAACTGCTTATAAAAGTTATCAGTGAATTTGGATTTGAAAGCACAGGTATTAAAGAAAATGATTTCACTACAAAAGGCAGGATGATTCAACTCGGTGTATCACCTGTTAGAATTGATATAATTAATGAAATTGATGGAGTTGATTTTTTGAGCGCATTTAAAAACAAAGAAACATTTCAATTTGGAAAAGTTTTTGCAAATTTTATTTCTAAATCTGATTTGATAAAGAACAAAAAGGCAAGTAATCGAAAAAAAGATATCGCCGATCTGGATGAATTAGAGAAATTCAGCAATAATTCTGACTAA
- a CDS encoding C-terminal helicase domain-containing protein, with protein sequence MIRTARSKIASKVAKIDLTDDFHFAKWLRPPRIKNHEVKALYYSEVLDGFEVEQLKLPNSLKLKFKLDILDIPALKQKYLLEHPRAYLIFFGLTKPQLFTLKERLLDEVKIYSLNSQLPQIPKVVDQSSLFIGEQTKVLDQSPLFIVSKSETSDKSDTFILQSVPHSNPDFEIEEKPIKEVPYLISLPEVKDYLADLIPEVFNIDLLSVEQFEESLSISDDLNNSYISLPDVAQIKVPGIDDIINSTAVSHFIPFDYLIPADVQFYSPSFDIPHPVFKVRIDLPRTIVKKVVVKQKNFDPVIIDALNDERITEGTKNIINSLLSSYRELSWTDFSSSLNQLDPYDISQGEFLTSNPFAVLCDELGCEKFNSVAASLSYLFKKGSIKSILLISEKNRFKEFWSYSFKQFTRELKIKKYEPGTTRKVKGASVIWFADIDDLGRSELKDFDKIDLVLFDELINYRYASQQIDQIITHIEPTYIWFLSAINNQKALKKHLEELPFTQKIELAFFGNTIKDLRKGKHTALIKDIWLSPDEMQLFEYNEAITQAKEELNTLFDSPNPIRFQSNIFTIIHKLKQILNFSSFRNISPKANLLTEQLNAVHSNKKKAVVFTQYDENGMKKLEKVFDANNVRFVVGRNGMSAEDLKNSLDNFYDRSDVTVLLTNLKPSRLKLNLSKVSYIFNFDLWWNPVTVWQNDDEIGINDPAASSVVMYNYNIRQTFEEDLLYVLEEKGFSNRYLFDNIKSETLSELITPDDWLTIFGMNDGYKKSLNNDRNKVLNKLQSIDLSGYKAIMKYFFSFLGYRDITIMDIDDEPMFYIIGKARKGSTPVNLHCKCLLTTNVRKEDYEEVVHFKPAANEIKRKFIITNGEFNERITNGTMYIDGRELANLIITLDLKAQLTRKKAG encoded by the coding sequence ATGATCCGGACAGCACGATCTAAAATAGCGTCTAAAGTTGCTAAGATAGATCTTACAGATGATTTCCATTTTGCAAAATGGCTTAGACCTCCGCGTATTAAAAACCATGAGGTAAAAGCTCTTTACTATTCTGAAGTGCTGGATGGCTTTGAAGTTGAACAGCTTAAATTACCTAACTCACTTAAATTAAAATTCAAGCTTGATATCCTTGATATACCTGCTTTAAAACAAAAATATCTACTGGAACATCCAAGAGCTTATCTGATATTTTTTGGTCTTACAAAACCTCAATTGTTTACTCTTAAAGAAAGATTGCTTGATGAAGTAAAGATTTACAGTCTCAACTCTCAACTTCCTCAGATTCCTAAGGTAGTTGATCAGTCTTCTTTATTTATAGGTGAGCAGACAAAAGTATTGGATCAATCACCTTTGTTTATTGTAAGTAAATCAGAGACAAGTGATAAGTCAGACACATTTATTTTACAGTCTGTCCCGCATTCAAATCCCGATTTCGAAATTGAAGAGAAACCAATAAAGGAAGTTCCATATTTGATTTCACTACCGGAGGTTAAAGATTATCTGGCTGATCTGATTCCAGAAGTTTTTAATATTGATCTGCTTAGTGTCGAACAATTTGAAGAGTCGCTTTCTATATCTGATGATCTGAATAATTCATATATATCGTTGCCCGATGTCGCACAAATTAAAGTGCCCGGTATTGATGATATTATTAACAGTACAGCAGTTTCACATTTTATTCCGTTTGATTATCTGATTCCTGCAGATGTGCAGTTTTATTCGCCGTCTTTCGATATACCTCATCCGGTATTTAAAGTGCGAATAGATTTACCCAGAACAATAGTCAAAAAAGTTGTAGTCAAACAAAAGAATTTTGATCCTGTAATTATTGATGCCCTTAATGATGAGCGGATTACAGAGGGTACAAAAAATATTATTAACAGTCTTCTATCTTCTTATCGGGAATTAAGCTGGACAGATTTTTCATCTTCACTTAATCAACTTGATCCTTATGATATAAGTCAGGGTGAATTTCTAACATCCAATCCCTTTGCAGTATTGTGTGATGAACTGGGCTGCGAAAAATTTAATTCTGTTGCTGCTTCGCTTTCATACTTATTCAAGAAGGGCAGTATTAAATCTATTCTTCTTATAAGTGAGAAGAACAGATTTAAAGAATTCTGGTCATATTCATTTAAACAGTTTACACGAGAATTAAAGATAAAAAAATATGAACCCGGTACAACAAGAAAAGTTAAAGGGGCATCTGTTATCTGGTTTGCAGATATTGATGATCTTGGTAGATCAGAGCTAAAGGATTTTGATAAAATTGATCTGGTTTTATTTGATGAACTAATCAATTATCGTTATGCATCTCAGCAGATAGATCAGATTATTACCCATATTGAACCAACTTATATTTGGTTTTTATCTGCAATTAATAATCAGAAAGCGCTTAAAAAACATCTTGAGGAATTACCTTTCACACAAAAAATAGAATTAGCTTTTTTTGGTAATACGATTAAAGATCTAAGGAAAGGAAAACATACTGCTTTAATAAAAGATATTTGGTTATCACCAGATGAAATGCAGTTATTTGAATACAATGAAGCAATAACTCAAGCGAAGGAAGAACTTAATACTCTGTTTGACAGCCCGAATCCAATCAGGTTTCAGAGTAATATATTTACAATCATTCACAAACTAAAACAGATACTCAATTTCTCCTCATTCCGGAATATAAGTCCAAAAGCCAATCTGTTAACTGAACAACTAAATGCTGTTCATAGCAACAAGAAAAAAGCTGTTGTGTTTACTCAGTACGATGAGAATGGAATGAAAAAATTAGAGAAGGTTTTTGATGCGAATAATGTAAGATTTGTTGTCGGACGTAATGGTATGTCTGCAGAGGACCTTAAAAACTCACTCGATAATTTTTACGACAGAAGCGATGTAACCGTTCTGCTGACAAATCTGAAACCATCTCGATTAAAACTTAATCTTTCCAAAGTATCATATATATTTAATTTTGATCTGTGGTGGAATCCTGTTACTGTATGGCAAAATGATGATGAAATTGGTATAAATGATCCAGCTGCATCTTCAGTGGTAATGTACAATTATAACATCCGTCAAACATTTGAAGAAGATCTGCTTTATGTACTTGAAGAAAAAGGTTTTTCAAACAGATATCTTTTTGATAATATAAAAAGTGAAACATTATCAGAATTAATTACGCCTGATGACTGGCTTACTATTTTCGGTATGAATGATGGTTACAAAAAGTCACTTAACAATGATCGTAATAAAGTGCTTAATAAACTACAATCAATTGATCTTAGCGGATACAAAGCAATAATGAAGTATTTTTTCAGTTTCCTCGGCTACCGCGATATTACAATTATGGATATTGATGATGAACCTATGTTTTATATTATCGGTAAAGCACGTAAAGGATCTACACCGGTTAATCTGCATTGTAAATGTCTGCTTACAACCAATGTTAGAAAAGAAGACTATGAAGAAGTAGTCCATTTTAAACCAGCAGCAAATGAGATTAAAAGGAAATTTATCATTACTAACGGAGAATTTAACGAACGTATCACTAACGGCACAATGTATATTGACGGCAGAGAGCTTGCAAATTTAATTATAACTCTGGATCTTAAAGCACAACTTACAAGAAAAAAAGCCGGGTAG
- a CDS encoding ferrous iron transport protein A yields MKTASKLNFGEKGIISDIDNTHPSFRRILEIGFTPGQEIQLINSSAFNDPLAFSLRGTLIAIRKQEADCIILS; encoded by the coding sequence ATGAAAACAGCTTCAAAATTAAATTTCGGTGAAAAAGGGATTATATCTGATATAGATAATACACATCCGTCATTTAGAAGAATATTAGAAATCGGTTTTACTCCAGGTCAGGAAATACAATTAATAAACTCATCTGCATTTAATGATCCATTAGCCTTTTCTTTAAGAGGAACTTTAATTGCAATAAGGAAACAAGAAGCTGATTGTATAATTTTATCCTGA